CAATTTCCCACGTAGCATTCTCGACAACTGGATGGAGTCTTAATATTTCAATTACATtagttaaataatttttttgagtatATGTATCTacgtaatatttttaatatagttctccctccgttcctaaataagtgttcggtgCACAAATCTAGATCTTTAAAAAGATGTATttatttcgttaaaaaaattaattttttttcataaatgaatagatagcaatgagttccaTTATATtctgaaaaaaatagatttttcaaCGAAAAACATAATCTTTTTTAAGGTCTAAATTTGCGTgtcgaacacttatttagggacgggaAAATAGTAATAATAAACTACTCATTCATGTATCTTTCTATCACTTAGTATCTTTTTAACTCGCAttcctcaaaaaatattttattttcattcGAAATCATGGAGAGAGGTCAAATTTAGTGTAAATAAAATGTTTCAAAAATGTCTCTTAAAGAGTTCATTTGTTGCAAGTGGTTTTTCAAATTGTCACATAAGTGGTTTTTCAACTTGTCACATGTGTCGTCAGAGAAAAGTCTAAAAACACCCTAATTCAACACTGTGCGCAACATGCAAATCTGCAGGGGTGGTTACATGATTTGAGTTCAGTAATGACAAAAAcatatagaatttttttttatacaaaactCTAGGGGATTGCTATTCGCAGCACATATTTACTCCACACAACCCAATTTCTTAATACAACCTATCACCCATTTTTACAAACACAATTTACCCCACATAACCTAAAAATTCTCCAAAACTTACCAACATACCCCTCCTCTTAAATCTCCTCCGCCACCACGACCTTCAtatccactaccaccaccaccaccaccccacccCGACATCCACCTTGACCACCATGGTCTCCACGACCTCCACCACGGTCTCCACGACCTCCACCACAATCTCTACCTCGTGTAAAAATGGCCACATGAATACCGCCGGGGTAAACACCATTTTGGAGTAGATAAGCCAATTTCAAAATGGTTTAACccgcaaataaaaaaaaaaaaaaacaggagcATACTGGATCATTGAAACTGACCCCTGTGGTCGTATATACAAAAGTTGGGAGTGCCGGCTAGTGCTCGTCCACCCACCACCGCCAATAATCATTGTaaattaggggaaaaaaaaaccaaatggaACTAATCCATCACAAAGTGTAAATATACTTCCAAATTTGAAAGCCAGTCAACAGGCACCCACCCAGCGcccgccgcccccccccccccacaaccCCATCATCTCTTTCTCCAtggggataaaaataaaataaaatctcttTCTCCATAATAAAATAATTAGTACCTCGTCAGAGCCAACCCATGATAAGTCCCACAAGGCATTGGGCTTGGGTGACCCTCACTATGaggcaataaaaaaaaaactctggaCAACCGCCCACCCGGATTAcattttgatgtaattcaaactaaaattatAATGCAACTCTAAAATTATAATGCAACTTTAATTTTgacttgtatgtttttttatattttataatttaataATAAGTTGACAACGAAACTTTAACTCAGAATTAGACAATTGGGTACCTGATAAGGAGTTGTGCTACCTCCACACCCACATACATACCaatatacacacccacacacgtaaatatgtgggctccacacacactacacactacagtatgtgtggggcccacacacttATGTGTATGGATGTGTATATGAATGTGCATGTGGATGTGATCCTAGAATTTCCGCCTGATAAGTACCACTGGGACAACTCATCACTTTCCTTGACCTCCTCCTATCCCATGGAAAATCAAGAAGGCGGTGGTGTTCTTCATGTAGTGATGTTCCCATGGCTAGCCATGGGCCATCTCATCCCTTTCCACCACCTCTCCACTCTCCTAGCTTCCAAAGGCCACAAAATTTCTTTCCTCTCCACCCCAAGAAACCTCAACAGACTCCCCAaaacacccctctctctctcctctctcatcaACCTCATCCCCCTCCCCCACCTCCAAATCCAAAACCTCCCACCCCTATCCGAGTCCTCGATGGATATCCCACACCAACAAGCCCAACTCCTCAAAATAGCCTTCGACTCACTGGAAACCCCACTGGCCCGCTTCCTCGAATCCGCGAGCCCGAAGCCCGACTGGGTCGTCTACGACTACGCCTCCCACTGGCTCCCGCCGCTCGCGGCAGATCTCGGGGTCTCCGCCGCCTACTTCAGCCTCTTCAACGCCGCCAACATGGCCTTCATCGGCCCTCCGTCGATGGTTCTGGAGCCAGAGTACGCCAGGACGACGGCGGAAGATTTCACGGTGGTGCCACGTTGGATTACAGCGCCGTCCGAGATCGTTTACCGGCGTCACGAGGTGGCCAAGTATTTTGAGAGTTCAGAGGGGAATGAGTCGGGAACTAATGACGTTGAGAGATTTGCGGTTTCTATCGGAGGGAGCGACGTCGTTTTGTTTCGGACTTGTGTCGAGTTTGAACCGGAGTGGTTTGATATAGTTTGTGAGCTTTATAATAAACCGGTCGTGGCATTGGGTTTTTTGCCACCACAATTGGTGAGTAATGAGGAGGGAGGAAATGATGCGGAGTGGGGAGAAATTGAGGGGTGGTTAGAGAAGCAGCGAGTGAACTCGGTCGTTTACGTTGCACTCGGGACCGAGGCTACGCTGAGTCAAGATGAACTCACTGGGTTGGCTCTAGGGTTGGAGCGATCCAGGTTGcc
The sequence above is drawn from the Rhododendron vialii isolate Sample 1 chromosome 6a, ASM3025357v1 genome and encodes:
- the LOC131331356 gene encoding UDP-glycosyltransferase 91C1, producing MENQEGGGVLHVVMFPWLAMGHLIPFHHLSTLLASKGHKISFLSTPRNLNRLPKTPLSLSSLINLIPLPHLQIQNLPPLSESSMDIPHQQAQLLKIAFDSLETPLARFLESASPKPDWVVYDYASHWLPPLAADLGVSAAYFSLFNAANMAFIGPPSMVLEPEYARTTAEDFTVVPRWITAPSEIVYRRHEVAKYFESSEGNESGTNDVERFAVSIGGSDVVLFRTCVEFEPEWFDIVCELYNKPVVALGFLPPQLVSNEEGGNDAEWGEIEGWLEKQRVNSVVYVALGTEATLSQDELTGLALGLERSRLPFFWVLRKPPGSIRDQLEMLPDGFVNRVMDQGRVYMDWAPQARILSHPAIGGFLTHCGWNSVIEGLSYGRVLILFPVMNDQGLNARLLAGKKLGVEIPRNEWDGTFTSDSVSDSVRLAMESEEGETLRANAREAKFLFGDKYINERYVDSFVHYFEENRPSK